Proteins encoded in a region of the Leifsonia sp. PS1209 genome:
- the pepN gene encoding aminopeptidase N, with the protein MPGENLTRVEAQERASLVSTHSYDVVLDLTTGPETFLSTTTVRFDAEEGASTFIDAITRTVHSVTLNGVELDPAQVSDGVRIQLDGLQAQNELTVVADAIYTNTGEGLHRFVDPVDGEVYLYSQFEVPDSRRMFAVFEQPDLKAEFTFTVTAPAHWAVVSNSPTPEPTDAGDGAKTWAFPATSRISSYITALIAGPYESVHSELTSRDGRTIPLGVYARKSLAEYLDADYIFEKTRQGFAFYEEKFDYAYPFEKYDQLFVPEFNAGAMENAGAITFTETYVFRSKVTDAIKERRVVTILHELAHMWFGDLVTMKWWNDLWLNESFAEYASTLATAEATEWHEAWTTFAAMEKSWAYKQDQLPSTHPIVATINDLEDVQVNFDGITYAKGASVLKQLVAWVGQDDFLAGVAQYFKKHEHSNTELRDLLVELEATSGRDLTDWSEKWLETAGVNTLRPEIEVDAAGTITSFSVLQTAAADYPTIRPHRLAIGFYNLVDGRLVRDHRIELDVDGERTDVAELVGLARPALVLLNDDDLAYAKIRLDEQSLQVAIEHLSSIENPLARSLVWGAAWDATRDAETPASDYVRLVLGNIAPETESTTIRTTLSQLLLAAGSYVAPERQKAATEEVASTLWTLAQQAEAGSDAQFQFVKFFAAAASTDEQLTNVAALRDGTVTLPGLEVDTDLAWELLIALAAGGKAGRAEIDAALARDNTANGAQFAAQAAASIPTQEGKQAAWDSVFATDTAPNTIVRFTGLGFQRAADKDVLATFVTPYFEALQSVWESRSYKIAEYLVAGMYPAPLANAALRDATRAWLDANAEPAALRRLVVENLAGVERALAAQERDAR; encoded by the coding sequence TTGCCAGGAGAAAACCTCACCCGCGTCGAAGCCCAGGAGCGTGCTTCGCTCGTCAGCACCCATTCCTATGACGTCGTCCTCGACCTGACGACCGGGCCGGAGACGTTCCTCAGCACCACCACCGTGCGCTTCGACGCAGAAGAGGGAGCGTCGACGTTCATCGACGCGATCACCCGCACGGTCCACAGCGTCACCCTCAACGGCGTCGAGCTCGACCCCGCGCAGGTCAGCGACGGCGTGCGCATCCAGCTGGACGGCCTGCAGGCGCAGAACGAGCTGACCGTGGTCGCGGACGCCATCTACACCAACACCGGTGAGGGCCTCCACCGCTTCGTCGACCCCGTCGACGGCGAGGTCTACCTCTACAGCCAGTTCGAGGTGCCGGACTCGCGCCGCATGTTCGCGGTGTTCGAGCAGCCGGACCTCAAGGCCGAGTTCACCTTCACCGTGACGGCGCCCGCGCACTGGGCCGTCGTCAGCAACTCCCCAACCCCCGAGCCGACGGACGCCGGCGACGGCGCGAAGACCTGGGCCTTCCCGGCGACCAGCCGCATCTCCTCGTACATCACCGCGCTCATCGCCGGCCCGTACGAGTCCGTGCACAGCGAGCTCACCAGCCGCGACGGCCGCACCATCCCGCTCGGCGTCTACGCGCGCAAGTCGCTGGCCGAGTACCTGGATGCCGACTACATCTTCGAGAAGACCCGCCAGGGCTTCGCCTTCTACGAGGAGAAGTTCGACTACGCGTACCCGTTCGAGAAGTACGACCAGCTCTTCGTGCCCGAGTTCAACGCGGGTGCGATGGAGAACGCCGGGGCGATCACCTTCACGGAGACCTACGTCTTCCGCTCCAAGGTCACGGACGCCATCAAGGAGCGTCGCGTCGTCACGATCCTGCACGAGCTGGCGCACATGTGGTTCGGCGACCTGGTGACGATGAAGTGGTGGAACGACCTCTGGCTGAACGAGTCGTTCGCCGAGTACGCCTCCACGCTGGCCACCGCAGAGGCCACGGAGTGGCACGAGGCGTGGACCACCTTCGCCGCGATGGAGAAGAGCTGGGCGTACAAGCAGGACCAGCTGCCGTCCACGCACCCCATCGTCGCGACCATCAACGACCTGGAGGACGTGCAGGTCAACTTCGACGGCATCACGTACGCCAAGGGCGCCTCCGTGCTCAAGCAGCTGGTGGCGTGGGTCGGCCAGGACGACTTCCTCGCCGGTGTCGCCCAGTACTTCAAGAAGCACGAGCACTCCAACACCGAGCTGCGCGACCTGCTCGTCGAGCTGGAGGCGACCAGCGGCCGCGACCTCACCGACTGGTCGGAGAAGTGGCTGGAGACCGCGGGCGTCAACACGCTCCGCCCGGAGATCGAGGTGGATGCCGCCGGCACCATCACGTCGTTCTCCGTGCTGCAGACCGCTGCGGCCGACTACCCCACCATCCGTCCGCACCGTCTGGCGATCGGGTTCTACAACCTGGTCGACGGCCGCCTCGTGCGCGACCACCGCATCGAACTCGACGTCGACGGTGAGCGCACCGACGTCGCCGAGCTGGTCGGCCTCGCCCGTCCGGCCCTCGTGCTGCTGAACGACGACGACCTCGCGTACGCGAAGATCCGTCTCGACGAGCAGTCCCTGCAGGTGGCCATCGAGCACCTCTCGTCCATCGAGAACCCGCTCGCCCGCTCCCTCGTCTGGGGCGCCGCCTGGGATGCGACCAGGGATGCCGAGACGCCGGCGAGCGACTACGTGCGCCTCGTCCTCGGCAACATCGCGCCGGAGACCGAGTCGACCACCATCCGCACCACGCTGAGCCAGCTGCTCCTCGCCGCTGGGTCGTATGTCGCCCCCGAGCGACAGAAGGCGGCCACCGAGGAGGTCGCCTCCACGCTGTGGACGCTTGCGCAGCAGGCGGAGGCCGGAAGCGACGCGCAGTTCCAGTTCGTCAAGTTCTTCGCCGCCGCGGCGTCGACGGACGAGCAGCTCACGAACGTCGCCGCCCTGCGCGACGGCACCGTGACGCTGCCCGGCCTCGAGGTCGACACCGACCTCGCCTGGGAGCTGCTGATCGCCCTCGCGGCGGGCGGCAAGGCCGGTCGTGCGGAGATCGACGCAGCCCTCGCGAGGGACAACACGGCGAACGGCGCGCAGTTCGCCGCCCAGGCCGCAGCGAGCATCCCGACCCAGGAGGGCAAGCAGGCCGCCTGGGACTCGGTGTTCGCCACGGACACGGCGCCGAACACGATCGTGCGCTTCACCGGCCTCGGCTTCCAGCGCGCGGCGGACAAGGATGTGCTCGCCACGTTCGTGACGCCGTACTTCGAGGCGCTGCAGAGCGTGTGGGAGTCGCGCAGCTACAAGATCGCCGAATACCTGGTGGCGGGCATGTACCCCGCACCGCTGGCGAACGCCGCCCTGCGCGACGCGACCCGTGCCTGGCTCGACGCGAACGCCGAGCCTGCCGCCCTGCGCCGCCTCGTGGTCGAGAACCTGGCCGGCGTCGAGCGCGCTCTCGCCGCACAGGAGCGCGACGCCCGCTAG
- a CDS encoding ribose-5-phosphate isomerase: MRIHIATDHAGLDFSTHLQAHLTEAGHEVVDHGPTTYDPIDDYPAFCINAAKAVVADQQAGVEALGVVFGGSGNGEQIAANKVIGARAALVWNESTAQLARQHNDANVISIGARQHTVEEATRFIDVFIAEPFSFEERHVRRIAQLAEYEATGDIAGKNVDR; the protein is encoded by the coding sequence ATGCGCATCCACATCGCCACCGACCACGCCGGTCTGGACTTCAGCACCCACCTTCAGGCCCACCTCACCGAGGCCGGTCACGAGGTCGTCGATCACGGTCCCACGACCTACGACCCCATCGACGACTACCCGGCGTTTTGCATCAACGCCGCGAAGGCGGTCGTCGCCGACCAGCAGGCGGGGGTGGAGGCTCTCGGCGTCGTCTTCGGCGGTTCGGGCAACGGGGAACAGATCGCGGCCAACAAGGTGATCGGCGCCCGCGCCGCCCTGGTCTGGAACGAGAGCACGGCGCAGCTGGCCCGCCAGCACAACGACGCCAACGTCATCTCCATCGGAGCCAGACAGCACACGGTCGAAGAGGCCACGCGCTTCATCGACGTCTTCATCGCAGAGCCGTTCTCGTTCGAGGAACGCCACGTGCGCCGCATCGCCCAGCTCGCCGAATACGAGGCGACGGGAGACATCGCGGGCAAGAACGTGGACCGCTGA
- a CDS encoding DNA-formamidopyrimidine glycosylase family protein, which produces MPEGHSVHRIARQFASNFVGHRIQVSSPQGRFAEGASRIDGHVMTDARAVGKQMFLEFDNGLWLRIHLGIYGAWDFAGDISIDPTIAAANGRMGQTNQRGTAVDDDTVLDGAGENSLHSIGAPRRTRLRMAESEKVEDEITTFPPEPIGQVRVRLLSDTAVADLRGPTACEVLDPAEVDAVIAKLGPDPLLSDDQAAEERFVTAVQKKPTSIALLLMDQNVVAGIGNVYRAELLFRARQNPHTPGKQVPEDTVRELWRDWGRLLRIGVETGQMMTMDDLDPEAYRKAMASREDRHWVYKREGLPCRVCGTHIVMELLGGRKLYWCPKDQA; this is translated from the coding sequence ATGCCCGAGGGTCACTCCGTCCACCGCATCGCGCGCCAGTTCGCGAGCAACTTCGTCGGGCACCGCATCCAGGTGTCGTCGCCGCAAGGGCGCTTCGCCGAGGGCGCATCCCGCATCGACGGGCACGTGATGACCGACGCCCGCGCCGTGGGCAAGCAGATGTTCCTGGAGTTCGACAACGGGCTGTGGCTGCGCATCCACCTGGGCATATACGGCGCGTGGGACTTCGCGGGCGACATCAGCATCGACCCGACCATCGCTGCGGCCAACGGCCGGATGGGGCAGACCAACCAGCGCGGCACCGCCGTGGACGACGACACGGTGCTCGACGGTGCGGGCGAGAACTCGCTGCACAGCATCGGGGCGCCCCGGCGCACCCGGCTGCGCATGGCGGAGTCGGAGAAGGTGGAGGACGAGATCACGACGTTCCCGCCGGAGCCGATCGGCCAGGTGCGCGTTCGGCTGCTCAGCGACACCGCGGTCGCCGACCTCCGCGGCCCGACGGCGTGCGAGGTGCTCGACCCGGCAGAAGTGGATGCGGTGATCGCCAAGCTCGGCCCGGACCCGCTCCTCTCCGACGACCAGGCGGCAGAAGAGCGGTTCGTCACCGCCGTCCAGAAGAAGCCCACCTCCATCGCCCTGCTGCTGATGGACCAGAACGTGGTGGCGGGCATCGGGAACGTCTACCGGGCCGAACTGCTGTTCCGTGCCAGGCAGAACCCGCACACGCCCGGCAAGCAGGTGCCGGAGGACACGGTGCGCGAGCTCTGGCGCGACTGGGGCAGGCTGCTGCGCATCGGCGTGGAGACCGGCCAGATGATGACGATGGACGACCTCGACCCCGAGGCGTACCGCAAGGCGATGGCGAGCCGCGAAGACCGGCACTGGGTCTACAAGCGCGAGGGACTGCCGTGCCGCGTGTGCGGCACGCACATCGTGATGGAGCTGCTTGGAGGGCGCAAACTGTACTGGTGCCCCAAAGACCAGGCCTGA
- a CDS encoding FMN-binding negative transcriptional regulator: protein MRQNPSFALADVEEIKRLIRLNPWATIVSSTETGLVASHYPILVDESRDDLSIVTHVGRPDDLLHELGQHELLVIVQGPHGYISPGWYDANPAVPTWNFTAAHLSGVPEILSDEENFAVLGRLVDHFEDRMPSPRRMEGTPQDAAYAQRISSGTVGMRLTPTKIVAKSKLSQNKPAETVDRIIGELEGDGVYASRDLAAEMRRVHDRMRAAR, encoded by the coding sequence ATGAGACAGAATCCCAGCTTCGCCCTCGCCGACGTCGAGGAGATCAAGCGGCTGATCCGCCTCAACCCGTGGGCCACGATCGTCAGCTCGACCGAGACCGGGCTCGTCGCGTCGCACTACCCGATCCTGGTGGACGAGTCGCGGGACGATCTCTCGATCGTCACCCACGTCGGCCGACCGGACGACCTGCTCCACGAACTCGGGCAGCACGAGCTGCTCGTCATCGTGCAGGGTCCGCACGGCTACATCTCGCCCGGCTGGTACGACGCCAACCCGGCCGTGCCCACCTGGAACTTCACGGCGGCGCACCTCAGCGGCGTCCCGGAGATCCTGAGCGACGAGGAGAACTTCGCCGTGCTCGGCCGGCTGGTCGACCACTTCGAAGACCGGATGCCGTCGCCGCGCCGCATGGAGGGCACGCCGCAGGACGCCGCGTACGCGCAGCGCATCTCCTCCGGCACCGTCGGGATGCGCCTCACCCCCACGAAGATCGTCGCCAAGAGCAAGCTCAGCCAGAACAAGCCGGCCGAGACGGTCGACAGGATCATCGGCGAACTCGAGGGCGACGGCGTCTACGCCAGCCGGGACCTCGCCGCCGAGATGCGCAGGGTGCACGACCGGATGCGCGCAGCCCGGTGA
- a CDS encoding amidohydrolase family protein → MTADVLLTGARIPGVDGAHDVLLRDGRIAAVGPTGSVDARSASTAGGDGVRVAHLDGRWIVPGLWDQHVHFTQWAQTARRLDLSHAHSAAEAADLVRDRIAAERSAGAEAEEPLVGFGFHDALWPDQPTRALLDAAAGGREVVLIAGDLHCSWLSTAAARRFAPDTADDPSAAVLREDASFAVTSMLSAADDATLDRWAAEAAEAAAARGVVGIVDLEYGWNVEVWRRRMGAAASGAARSLRVEFGIYPDDLERAIAAGLRTGAAIGGTDGLLTVGPAKIISDGSLNTRTALCVGAYPDGGHGVANLSTAELVQWMRLAASNGIEPAVHAIGDRANTLALDAFEEVGCGGRIEHAQLLDAADVPRFARLGVTASVQPEHAMDDRDVADVLWRGRTGRAFPLAELHASGAVIAFGSDAPVAPLDPWIALSAAVTRSRDGREPWHSEQALARDAALRASTRSHIGLGEPADIAVLDADPFTCRSADLRGMPVAATLLGGRFTHDRVGWV, encoded by the coding sequence GTGACGGCGGATGTACTGCTGACGGGGGCGCGCATCCCGGGCGTGGATGGCGCGCACGACGTGCTGCTGCGCGACGGGCGCATCGCCGCGGTGGGCCCGACCGGGAGCGTCGACGCGCGGTCGGCGTCGACCGCAGGTGGCGACGGCGTGCGGGTGGCGCATCTCGACGGCCGCTGGATCGTGCCGGGGCTCTGGGATCAGCACGTCCACTTCACGCAGTGGGCGCAGACCGCGCGGCGCCTGGACCTCTCCCACGCACACTCGGCCGCGGAGGCCGCCGACCTGGTGCGCGACCGCATCGCCGCGGAGCGCAGCGCGGGCGCGGAGGCGGAGGAGCCGCTCGTCGGCTTCGGCTTCCACGACGCCCTCTGGCCGGACCAGCCCACCCGCGCGCTGCTCGACGCGGCGGCGGGAGGCCGGGAGGTCGTGCTGATCGCCGGTGACCTGCACTGTTCCTGGCTGAGCACCGCCGCCGCGCGCCGGTTCGCTCCGGACACCGCCGACGACCCGTCGGCCGCCGTGCTCCGCGAGGACGCGAGCTTCGCGGTGACGAGCATGCTGTCGGCCGCGGACGACGCCACCCTCGACCGGTGGGCGGCCGAGGCGGCGGAGGCCGCCGCTGCGCGCGGCGTGGTGGGCATCGTCGACCTCGAGTACGGCTGGAACGTGGAGGTGTGGCGGCGCAGGATGGGCGCAGCGGCGTCCGGCGCCGCCCGGTCGCTGCGGGTCGAGTTCGGCATCTACCCGGACGACCTGGAACGCGCCATCGCCGCCGGCCTCCGCACCGGCGCGGCGATCGGCGGCACCGACGGGCTGCTCACCGTCGGTCCTGCGAAGATCATCAGCGACGGCTCCCTCAACACCCGCACCGCCCTCTGCGTCGGCGCCTATCCGGACGGCGGCCACGGCGTCGCCAACCTCAGCACCGCCGAACTCGTCCAGTGGATGCGCCTGGCCGCCTCGAACGGCATCGAACCGGCCGTGCACGCCATCGGCGACCGCGCGAACACCCTCGCCCTCGACGCGTTCGAGGAGGTCGGCTGCGGCGGCAGGATCGAGCACGCGCAGTTGCTCGACGCCGCCGACGTTCCCCGCTTCGCGCGCCTGGGTGTCACCGCGAGCGTTCAGCCGGAGCACGCGATGGACGACCGCGACGTCGCCGACGTGCTGTGGCGAGGTCGCACGGGGCGGGCGTTCCCGCTCGCCGAGCTGCACGCATCCGGGGCGGTGATCGCGTTCGGCTCCGACGCTCCCGTCGCGCCGCTCGACCCGTGGATCGCGCTGTCGGCCGCGGTCACCCGCTCACGCGACGGCCGGGAGCCGTGGCATTCGGAGCAGGCGCTGGCGCGGGATGCCGCACTGCGCGCATCCACCCGGTCGCACATCGGCCTGGGGGAGCCGGCCGACATCGCGGTGCTCGACGCCGACCCGTTCACCTGCCGCTCCGCCGACCTGCGCGGGATGCCCGTGGCGGCGACCCTGCTCGGCGGCCGCTTCACGCACGACCGCGTCGGCTGGGTGTAG
- a CDS encoding DNA starvation/stationary phase protection protein, whose amino-acid sequence MTDIAATQSVSNPDVAAGVAQFLSPVVIDLTALVVNGKQAHWHVRGANFIGVHELLDTIVAHAQEWADLAAERIVALGLPVDARLGTVAAKTSTTELTAGFRQSNDTIAEVIGQIDAALANVNAAVKELDELDQTSQDIAIEIARGLDKDRWFLFAHISK is encoded by the coding sequence ATGACGGACATCGCCGCAACCCAGAGTGTTTCGAACCCCGACGTCGCCGCAGGAGTCGCGCAGTTCCTGAGCCCGGTCGTCATCGACCTGACCGCCCTGGTCGTCAACGGAAAGCAGGCGCACTGGCACGTGCGCGGCGCCAACTTCATCGGCGTCCACGAACTGCTCGACACGATCGTCGCGCACGCCCAGGAGTGGGCAGACCTCGCCGCGGAGCGCATCGTCGCCCTCGGCCTCCCGGTCGACGCCCGCCTCGGCACCGTGGCAGCGAAGACCAGCACCACCGAACTCACCGCCGGCTTCCGCCAGTCGAACGACACGATCGCCGAGGTCATCGGCCAGATCGACGCAGCGCTCGCCAACGTGAACGCCGCTGTCAAGGAACTCGACGAGCTCGACCAGACCAGCCAGGACATCGCCATCGAGATCGCCCGCGGCCTCGACAAGGACCGCTGGTTCCTGTTCGCGCACATCAGCAAGTAA
- a CDS encoding sensor domain-containing protein — MSTDTPPLHAAAASGTLDAVSTPDQPAGASPAQTAPAASRRGYGALWRGVPRELGFLLLTMPIAIVGMSVGLTLFWTGVGTLIIYVGLFVLIATFYVVRAFGTLEITRLRWAGRPEITEPQWTDPSRPQTFWRTMFGPFVNGHYWLYLLHTLIINPIVSIVSWTLTIAWSAVALGGLTAWFWERFIPNGDREVYLSRIIVDWVFNVRSTFDPVMGEAILDLVLGVIFALTLPFITRGLISLHSVIAQGMLGAWRSEALQREVADLSASRGAAIVAEDQALRRLERDLHDGPQQRLVRLQMDIAAAERKLADDPDAARAILAEAGQQAHDTLEELRALSRGFAPPILQDRGLVAAIDSLAARSPIPLRVESSIEPGVRFSPELERSVYFVAAELSANLAKHSGATEARLFLDRTVDPATGAAWLSVWLTDNGAGGASAVAGHGLAGLGERVHGLRGEFVVDSPVGGPTRIGARIPV, encoded by the coding sequence ATGAGCACTGACACCCCTCCGCTCCACGCCGCCGCGGCGTCTGGCACTCTGGATGCTGTGAGCACCCCCGACCAGCCCGCCGGCGCATCCCCTGCACAGACGGCGCCCGCCGCATCCCGGCGAGGGTACGGCGCCCTCTGGCGCGGTGTTCCCCGCGAGCTCGGGTTCCTGCTGCTGACCATGCCGATCGCGATCGTCGGCATGTCGGTGGGGCTGACCCTGTTCTGGACGGGCGTCGGCACGCTCATCATCTATGTCGGGCTGTTCGTGCTGATCGCCACGTTCTACGTCGTCCGTGCGTTCGGCACGCTCGAGATCACGCGGTTGCGCTGGGCAGGCCGTCCGGAGATCACCGAACCGCAGTGGACGGACCCGTCCCGGCCGCAGACGTTCTGGCGCACCATGTTCGGTCCGTTCGTGAACGGGCACTACTGGCTGTACCTGCTGCACACGCTCATCATCAACCCCATCGTCAGCATCGTCTCGTGGACGCTCACCATCGCGTGGTCGGCTGTCGCGCTCGGCGGCCTGACGGCGTGGTTCTGGGAACGGTTCATCCCGAACGGCGACCGCGAGGTGTACCTGTCGCGGATCATCGTGGACTGGGTGTTCAACGTCCGCTCGACGTTCGATCCCGTGATGGGCGAGGCGATCCTCGACCTCGTCCTCGGCGTGATCTTCGCCCTGACCCTCCCGTTCATCACCCGCGGGCTCATCTCGCTGCACAGTGTGATCGCGCAGGGGATGCTCGGGGCGTGGCGCTCGGAGGCGCTGCAGCGCGAGGTCGCCGACCTGTCCGCCTCTCGCGGCGCGGCCATCGTGGCGGAGGACCAGGCGCTGCGCCGTCTGGAGCGCGACCTGCACGACGGCCCGCAGCAGCGGCTGGTGCGGCTGCAGATGGACATCGCCGCTGCGGAGCGGAAGCTCGCCGACGATCCGGATGCTGCCCGCGCCATCCTCGCGGAGGCCGGCCAGCAGGCGCACGACACGCTGGAGGAGCTGCGGGCGCTGTCCCGCGGTTTCGCCCCGCCGATCCTGCAGGACAGGGGACTCGTCGCCGCCATCGACTCGCTCGCGGCACGCAGCCCCATCCCGCTGCGGGTGGAGTCGTCGATCGAGCCCGGCGTGCGGTTCTCGCCCGAGCTGGAGCGAAGCGTGTACTTCGTGGCGGCGGAGCTGTCCGCGAACCTGGCCAAGCACTCCGGAGCGACCGAGGCGCGGCTGTTCCTCGACCGCACGGTCGACCCGGCGACGGGCGCGGCGTGGCTGAGCGTGTGGCTGACCGACAACGGTGCAGGGGGAGCGTCGGCGGTGGCCGGCCACGGCCTCGCCGGACTGGGCGAGCGCGTGCACGGGCTGCGCGGCGAGTTCGTGGTGGACAGCCCGGTCGGCGGTCCGACGAGGATCGGGGCGCGCATCCCGGTGTAG
- a CDS encoding response regulator transcription factor has product MNSPDGLRLVIADDSVLLREGLVRLFDEAGFETVGAYGDADTLLESIGSLAPDVAVLDVRMPPTFRDEGVRAALTLRATHPEIGVLLLSQYVEGTYAQELLASGQGGTGYLLKDRIASLDELRDAVTRVADGGTVLDPQVVRELLVRRTDPLASLTPREREVLQLMAEGRTNAGIAQRLVIGVGAVEKNVTAIFQKLGLEDSGDDHRRVLAVLAFLQR; this is encoded by the coding sequence GTGAATTCTCCTGACGGTCTCCGCCTGGTCATCGCCGACGACTCCGTGCTGCTGCGCGAGGGCCTGGTGCGGCTGTTCGACGAGGCCGGCTTCGAGACGGTCGGCGCGTACGGCGACGCGGACACCCTGCTGGAGTCGATCGGCTCGCTCGCGCCGGATGTGGCGGTGCTGGATGTGCGGATGCCGCCGACCTTCCGCGACGAAGGCGTGCGCGCTGCGCTGACGCTGCGGGCGACGCATCCGGAGATCGGCGTGCTGCTGCTGAGCCAGTATGTGGAGGGCACGTATGCCCAGGAGCTGCTGGCGAGCGGCCAGGGCGGCACCGGTTACCTGCTGAAGGACCGCATCGCCTCCCTCGACGAGCTGCGGGATGCGGTCACCCGCGTGGCGGACGGCGGCACCGTCCTCGACCCGCAGGTGGTCCGCGAACTGCTCGTCCGCCGCACCGACCCGCTCGCGTCGCTCACCCCGCGCGAACGCGAGGTGCTGCAGCTGATGGCGGAAGGCAGGACGAACGCCGGGATCGCCCAGCGCCTCGTCATCGGGGTGGGCGCCGTCGAGAAGAACGTCACCGCGATCTTCCAGAAGCTGGGCTTGGAGGACTCCGGAGACGACCACCGCCGGGTGCTCGCGGTGCTGGCCTTCCTGCAACGCTGA
- a CDS encoding antitoxin, whose protein sequence is MAGFDDITSKAKEFLDSDQVKNALKSEQAEDISDKLLDGVADAANKVTGGKFEGQIDGARDAADKAVGTE, encoded by the coding sequence ATGGCCGGATTCGACGACATCACCAGCAAGGCCAAAGAGTTCCTCGACAGCGACCAGGTCAAGAACGCCCTCAAGAGCGAACAGGCCGAAGACATCAGCGACAAACTCCTCGACGGCGTCGCCGACGCGGCCAACAAGGTCACCGGAGGCAAATTCGAGGGCCAGATCGACGGCGCCCGCGACGCCGCCGACAAGGCGGTGGGGACGGAGTAG
- a CDS encoding GNAT family N-acetyltransferase, whose translation MNVAVDVRIASPSQLVDVGALRWDSLLENGGSPDESRDVFSERFAEWGGAHTSTHTCFAAVASDGIVIGMAWLAITQRVPSARAFDRASGDVQCVYVVPELRNSGIGARLVRAVLERAADLGLERVTVHSSAGAVPFYRRAGFASEDVLLHVRA comes from the coding sequence ATGAACGTCGCCGTGGATGTCAGGATCGCCTCACCCTCCCAACTGGTCGACGTCGGCGCGCTGCGCTGGGATTCGCTGCTGGAGAACGGTGGCTCGCCGGACGAGTCGCGAGACGTCTTCTCCGAGCGGTTCGCGGAATGGGGCGGCGCCCACACGTCGACGCACACCTGTTTCGCCGCCGTCGCGTCCGACGGCATCGTGATCGGGATGGCCTGGCTCGCCATCACACAGCGGGTGCCGAGCGCGCGTGCGTTCGATCGCGCGTCCGGCGACGTGCAGTGCGTCTACGTCGTCCCCGAGCTTCGGAACTCGGGCATCGGAGCACGGCTCGTGCGTGCCGTGCTCGAACGCGCAGCGGACCTCGGGCTGGAACGGGTCACGGTGCACTCGAGCGCCGGGGCCGTGCCGTTCTACAGACGGGCGGGGTTCGCCTCCGAGGACGTGCTGCTGCACGTGCGAGCGTGA
- a CDS encoding DUF4917 family protein — protein MEELYSFREAIADADNRYPERSVLLGNGFSVDYNRQIFAYDSLAQEASLAGLSVPKEALFETVGSSNFEVVVEKLHSAANLQRLYGGDDDVAAAFDDDADVVRNGLADALAARHPERAQTLSHDQVISARQFLSCFTTLFSLSYDLLLYWVINQETPGIAVPRADGFGWPSTRDKQRHIWRARPRTPQSVFFMHGALHFFVEDNLLRKLSFGNDGPLVDGLRARLDQGEYPLVVTEGTREEKEARIDKSPYLRHSLTRFSQVRGALFIHGASLSSNDDHVFDRIAMDTSSVEAIYISLRDPKSGSGRRVVDRAREIQEHRRSNGGQKLRVAFYDAASASVWRSTP, from the coding sequence ATGGAAGAGCTATACAGTTTTCGCGAGGCGATAGCCGACGCCGACAATCGCTATCCTGAGCGCTCCGTGCTTCTCGGCAACGGATTCAGCGTGGACTACAACCGTCAGATCTTCGCCTACGACTCGCTTGCGCAGGAGGCATCGCTCGCTGGACTCTCCGTTCCTAAGGAAGCCCTCTTCGAGACGGTGGGCTCGTCGAACTTCGAGGTCGTCGTCGAGAAGCTTCACTCCGCGGCGAACCTTCAGCGTTTGTACGGCGGAGATGACGACGTCGCTGCGGCGTTCGACGACGATGCCGACGTTGTACGCAACGGGCTGGCGGACGCTCTCGCAGCGCGCCATCCGGAGCGCGCGCAAACCCTCAGCCACGACCAGGTCATCAGCGCGCGGCAATTCCTCTCCTGCTTCACGACCCTGTTCAGTCTCAGCTACGACCTGCTTCTCTACTGGGTAATCAATCAGGAGACACCCGGAATCGCGGTCCCGCGGGCCGACGGCTTCGGATGGCCATCGACCCGCGATAAGCAACGCCACATCTGGAGAGCACGGCCGCGTACGCCTCAGAGCGTGTTCTTCATGCACGGCGCGCTCCATTTCTTCGTCGAGGACAACCTGCTGAGAAAGCTCTCTTTCGGGAACGACGGCCCTCTCGTCGACGGATTACGTGCCCGACTCGACCAGGGCGAGTATCCACTTGTGGTGACGGAAGGCACGCGCGAAGAGAAGGAAGCCCGCATCGACAAGAGCCCGTACCTCCGACATTCGCTGACGCGTTTTTCGCAAGTACGGGGTGCGCTGTTCATCCATGGCGCGTCGCTGTCGTCGAACGACGATCATGTGTTCGATCGCATCGCCATGGACACGAGCAGTGTCGAGGCCATCTACATCTCGCTCAGGGATCCGAAGAGCGGTTCGGGTAGGCGCGTCGTCGATCGCGCCCGGGAGATTCAGGAGCATCGCAGATCGAACGGCGGCCAGAAGCTCCGGGTCGCGTTCTATGATGCAGCTTCGGCCAGCGTGTGGCGGAGCACGCCCTAG